AGCGCCTCGTCGGCAACGTGAATGGCCAGGGCGATGGCGAGGATTACCCACGCCAAACCATGCTCGGTCGCCCTCTTATCGATGCCGCTGTTTCTGTCTATTGGTGCGCTCCTTGATGGACCGGTCTCGCCGAATCGACTCCAATACCCTCCTCGACGAAGATTCCCTTGGGAAGCAGCGCATGAATCCCTTTCGTACCATCGACGATTTGCGTGACGTGCAGATCGACGGCAAGGCTGCACAGCATATAGGCCTCGTCCTCGTCGAGCCCGCGCTCCGCGACCAGGTAATCGACCATCTCCGACACGGCGAGCTTTGCCGCCTCGTCCAGGTCGGGGTGAAGCCCCATGGTAATGACGTGCTCAGGGGTTTCGGCCCGAGGCCATTTCAGGCGCGCGCCTTTTCTCACCGTCACCTGGAACGTACCGCGCAACGACGTCTCGAGCGCCGTTCCATCCACCTCCCCGTTGCCCTGCGCTGCGTGACCGTCGCCGATGGTGAGAAGCGCGCCCCGAACGTGGACGGGTACCCACAGAGTCGATCCCGCCACCAGCTCCTTGTTGTCGATGTTTCCGGCGTGAAAGCCCGGCGGTCCACTGCTGATGCGACCCGAGGCATGCGGCGGCGCGACGCCGATACTCCCGAAGAAGGGCCGAAGCGGAATCTCGATCCCCTCGGAGAAGATCGCCACATCGCGCTCGCGATCGAGCGGGATGACGCGTGCTCCCAGATGTGGGAATCGCTCGGGGAGCGTTCCCCCGCCGGGCCGGAAGAGGTTGATGGCGAAATCCTCCGCCACCTCGATCTCGACGATCCGGATCTCGA
This portion of the Vicinamibacteria bacterium genome encodes:
- a CDS encoding acetamidase/formamidase family protein, with translation MLGLILVAVVQYQAHTIDARPGFVQWGYHDASVPPALTIRSGDFLEVTTLVTGARNLRMFGVPEEHIRPEMEEIDRAVEQEGPHLLVGPVAVEGAEPGDALEIRIVEIEVAEDFAINLFRPGGGTLPERFPHLGARVIPLDRERDVAIFSEGIEIPLRPFFGSIGVAPPHASGRISSGPPGFHAGNIDNKELVAGSTLWVPVHVRGALLTIGDGHAAQGNGEVDGTALETSLRGTFQVTVRKGARLKWPRAETPEHVITMGLHPDLDEAAKLAVSEMVDYLVAERGLDEDEAYMLCSLAVDLHVTQIVDGTKGIHALLPKGIFVEEGIGVDSARPVHQGAHQ